Proteins encoded in a region of the Clostridiales bacterium genome:
- a CDS encoding branched-chain amino acid ABC transporter permease, translating to MTLTILLQQLTNGIALGSLYALIAIGYTMVYGVLRLINFAHGDIIMVAAYISYFGIFAFHLEWWISFPIAIIITTLLGMLIEKTAYRPLRSSPKISIMISAIGVSFLLENLATVLFTGKPKKFPNIKLFTDVVNIGDVSIQHIIFYIPTVTILLLVLLLFLINKTKTGMAMRAVAKDFETSKLMGIDINKIISLTFGIGSALAAIGGIMWGLRYPQVQPTMGITPGFKCFIAAVIGGIGNITGAVVGGFLLGIGEILIIAILPELSGYRDAFAFVLLILILLLKPTGIVGEKIAEKV from the coding sequence ATGACTTTAACTATACTTCTACAGCAGCTTACAAATGGTATAGCCCTTGGAAGCCTGTATGCGCTCATCGCTATTGGTTATACAATGGTTTATGGAGTTTTAAGGCTTATCAATTTTGCGCATGGGGATATTATAATGGTCGCAGCATATATATCATATTTCGGTATATTCGCATTTCATCTTGAATGGTGGATCTCTTTCCCTATAGCCATAATCATTACTACTTTGCTGGGAATGCTTATTGAAAAAACAGCTTACCGCCCTTTAAGAAGTTCACCGAAAATATCGATAATGATATCAGCAATAGGTGTATCTTTCCTCCTCGAAAATCTTGCAACGGTTTTATTTACAGGCAAGCCGAAAAAATTTCCCAATATAAAATTATTTACCGATGTTGTAAACATAGGCGATGTGTCCATACAGCATATAATATTCTATATTCCGACAGTAACAATATTGCTGCTCGTTTTGCTTCTGTTTTTGATAAACAAGACAAAAACAGGTATGGCTATGAGGGCTGTTGCCAAGGATTTCGAGACTTCAAAGCTTATGGGTATAGATATAAATAAAATAATCAGCCTGACTTTCGGCATCGGTTCGGCACTTGCGGCTATCGGCGGCATCATGTGGGGTTTAAGGTATCCTCAGGTTCAGCCGACTATGGGGATAACCCCCGGATTTAAGTGCTTTATAGCTGCGGTTATAGGTGGAATCGGGAATATAACCGGAGCGGTTGTCGGTGGCTTTTTACTTGGGATCGGTGAAATACTTATAATAGCAATACTACCTGAATTATCCGGTTACAGGGATGCGTTTGCGTTCGTACTTTTAAT